The following proteins come from a genomic window of Mycobacterium sp. DL:
- the sppA gene encoding signal peptide peptidase SppA, whose protein sequence is MLSFLPSVPGVDDVRALARKVDTARHHGVPDGCILELDLQAMPQESSGFDPLVLINGAGKPLLLREAIEAIHRATDDPRVAGLIARIQIPAASPGPVQELREAIVAFSAQKPSVAWAETYPGTLSYYLASAFGEVWMQPSGTVGLVGFATSALFLRDALAKAGLEAEFVARGEYKSAANVFTQDSYTDSHREADTRMVESLHAQVWEAVSASRGVDAAALDALADKAPLLRDDAVTGGLVDRIGFRDEAYARIAQMSVPTSQEAPDEADGDDAPPRLFLTRYARAKGPSVSMPGIKGRKTVAVVTLAGPIVSGRGRQMSPLGSPSAGGDTIAAALREAVADEDVSAIVLRVDSPGGSVTGSETVWREVVRARAAGKPVVASMGAVAASGGYYVSMAADEIVANPGTITGSIGVVTGKLVARELKGRLGVGSDGVRTNANADAWSVNAPFTEEQHAHVVAEADLFYTDFVKRVADGRELSVEEVDGVARGRVWTGADAAERGLVDELGGLRTAIRRAKVLAGIDPDEKVTVKNLPGSSLRDMLRPKPSSQPAAASLPDAMGALVVATVSGVLDQTQRSLTGANALWLGEWRF, encoded by the coding sequence ATGCTCTCCTTCCTTCCCAGCGTTCCCGGTGTCGATGACGTCCGGGCGCTCGCCCGCAAGGTCGACACCGCCCGCCATCACGGCGTACCGGACGGCTGCATCCTCGAACTCGATCTCCAGGCGATGCCGCAGGAGTCCAGCGGGTTCGACCCTCTGGTTCTGATCAACGGTGCGGGCAAACCACTGCTGCTACGGGAGGCGATCGAGGCGATCCATCGCGCCACCGACGATCCGCGGGTCGCGGGCCTGATCGCACGCATCCAGATCCCGGCCGCCTCGCCCGGTCCGGTCCAGGAACTGCGCGAGGCCATCGTGGCGTTCTCCGCCCAGAAGCCTTCCGTGGCGTGGGCGGAGACCTACCCGGGCACGCTGTCCTATTACCTCGCCTCGGCCTTCGGCGAGGTGTGGATGCAGCCCTCGGGCACCGTCGGGTTGGTCGGATTCGCCACCAGCGCGCTGTTCCTGCGCGACGCGCTCGCCAAGGCCGGCCTCGAAGCGGAGTTCGTGGCCCGTGGTGAATACAAGTCGGCGGCAAACGTTTTCACCCAGGACAGCTACACCGACTCCCATCGTGAGGCTGACACCCGGATGGTCGAAAGCCTGCACGCGCAGGTGTGGGAAGCGGTATCGGCCTCGCGCGGTGTTGATGCGGCCGCGCTCGACGCGCTGGCCGACAAAGCGCCGTTGCTGCGTGATGACGCGGTCACCGGAGGTCTCGTCGACCGCATCGGGTTCCGCGACGAGGCCTATGCGCGGATCGCGCAGATGAGCGTCCCGACATCGCAGGAGGCCCCTGATGAAGCGGACGGCGACGACGCGCCACCGCGGTTGTTCCTGACCCGCTACGCCAGGGCCAAGGGACCGTCGGTGTCGATGCCGGGGATCAAGGGCAGGAAGACCGTCGCCGTGGTAACCCTCGCCGGACCGATCGTCAGCGGGCGCGGGCGTCAGATGTCGCCGCTGGGCTCACCGAGCGCCGGTGGTGACACCATCGCCGCGGCGCTGCGTGAGGCGGTCGCCGACGAGGATGTCTCGGCGATCGTGCTGCGGGTCGACAGTCCCGGCGGATCGGTGACCGGATCGGAGACCGTGTGGCGGGAGGTCGTTCGGGCCAGGGCGGCCGGCAAGCCGGTCGTCGCCTCGATGGGCGCCGTCGCGGCATCCGGTGGGTACTACGTGTCGATGGCCGCTGACGAGATCGTCGCCAATCCCGGCACCATCACCGGCTCGATCGGCGTGGTCACCGGCAAGCTGGTGGCGCGAGAACTCAAGGGACGTCTGGGCGTCGGGTCTGACGGCGTGCGTACCAACGCCAACGCCGACGCCTGGTCGGTCAACGCGCCTTTCACCGAGGAGCAGCACGCGCATGTCGTCGCCGAGGCGGACCTGTTCTACACCGACTTCGTCAAGCGGGTGGCCGACGGCCGCGAGTTGAGTGTCGAGGAGGTCGACGGGGTCGCGCGGGGACGGGTGTGGACCGGCGCCGACGCCGCCGAGCGCGGTCTGGTCGACGAACTCGGCGGCCTGCGCACCGCGATCCGCCGGGCCAAGGTGCTCGCCGGGATCGATCCCGACGAGAAAGTCACCGTCAAGAATCTGCCCGGCTCTTCACTCCGGGATATGTTGCGGCCCAAGCCTTCTTCGCAGCCGGCCGCCGCATCCCTGCCCGATGCGATGGGGGCCCTGGTGGTCGCGACGGTGTCCGGGGTTCTCGACCAGACCCAGCGGTCGCTCACCGGCGCGAACGCGCTGTGGCTCGGCGAGTGGCGGTTCTAG